From the genome of Cellvibrio japonicus Ueda107, one region includes:
- the ybaL gene encoding YbaL family putative K(+) efflux transporter, whose protein sequence is MPHNISLITTIAAGLGLAMILGFLATRVRMPPLVGYLLAGIIVGPYTPGFVADAELTPQLAEIGVMLLMFGVGLHFSVNDLLSVKRIAIPGAIAQIAVASALGAGVGIYWGWHWGEAVIFGLALSVASTVVLLKALEARGVVDSINGRIAIGWLVVEDLVMVLVLVLLPALASVMGGQTNAEHGVSDTNIGITLGITMLKVIAFIAFMLVVGKRLLPKLLWWVAGTGSREMFSLCVIATAVGVAYGSAALFDVSFALGAFFAGMMLRESEFSHRAADDSLPLRDAFAVLFFVSVGMLFDPHVLVEHPLKVLAVVAIIMFGKTLAAVALVLAFRYPLNTALTVGASLAQIGEFSFILAGLGMSLGMMSIEAQNLILAGALASIALNSALFATLDPLQQWLKARSAYARSLDTRDDPLATLPMTTDEAYLSGQVVLVGYGRVGKRIARILDEQKIPYVVAEANRELVEKLRSQNIPAVCGDAADPNVLIQAHITNASLLVAATSNTVHVRQMVDVARQLNPKIEAVIRTHNEEEAEMWTQEKIGKIFLSEQQLAQGMAGHVLKRMGKLQPAETVPAAHH, encoded by the coding sequence ATGCCCCATAACATCAGCTTGATCACTACCATCGCCGCGGGTCTCGGCCTGGCGATGATTCTGGGTTTTCTTGCCACACGTGTGCGAATGCCCCCACTGGTAGGTTACCTGTTGGCGGGCATTATCGTTGGTCCTTATACGCCCGGATTCGTCGCCGATGCTGAATTAACCCCCCAACTTGCAGAAATTGGCGTCATGCTGCTGATGTTTGGTGTGGGGTTGCACTTTTCCGTTAATGATTTGCTCTCGGTAAAACGTATCGCTATTCCCGGTGCTATTGCACAAATTGCCGTTGCCAGCGCATTGGGTGCAGGCGTTGGCATCTATTGGGGATGGCACTGGGGTGAAGCCGTGATCTTTGGTCTCGCCCTCTCTGTTGCCAGTACAGTGGTACTGCTAAAAGCACTGGAAGCCCGGGGGGTTGTCGACAGTATCAATGGGCGAATCGCCATTGGCTGGCTGGTTGTCGAAGACCTGGTCATGGTGTTGGTACTGGTACTGCTACCCGCCCTTGCCAGTGTCATGGGTGGCCAAACCAATGCCGAACATGGGGTTAGCGATACCAACATCGGCATTACCCTGGGCATTACCATGCTGAAAGTGATTGCGTTTATTGCCTTTATGCTGGTGGTGGGTAAACGCCTGCTCCCAAAGTTGCTCTGGTGGGTAGCGGGAACCGGCTCACGCGAAATGTTCAGCCTCTGTGTGATCGCTACGGCAGTGGGTGTTGCCTATGGTTCAGCGGCACTGTTCGACGTTTCCTTTGCATTGGGTGCGTTCTTTGCCGGCATGATGCTGCGTGAATCTGAGTTCAGCCACCGCGCAGCCGATGACTCACTGCCACTGCGCGATGCCTTTGCCGTTTTATTCTTTGTATCTGTCGGGATGTTGTTTGATCCCCATGTGCTTGTCGAACATCCCCTGAAAGTGCTCGCCGTTGTGGCGATTATTATGTTTGGTAAAACCCTTGCAGCCGTTGCACTGGTGCTGGCATTCCGCTATCCACTGAACACGGCCCTTACCGTAGGGGCGAGCCTTGCACAGATTGGTGAATTCTCGTTTATCCTCGCCGGGCTGGGCATGAGCCTGGGGATGATGAGTATCGAAGCCCAGAATTTGATTCTGGCAGGCGCCCTGGCATCGATCGCGCTGAACTCAGCACTTTTTGCCACACTCGATCCCTTACAGCAATGGCTGAAAGCGCGCTCTGCCTATGCGCGCAGCCTGGACACCCGTGACGACCCACTGGCAACCCTGCCCATGACAACAGACGAAGCTTATTTATCCGGCCAGGTTGTCCTGGTTGGCTACGGGCGTGTAGGCAAGCGTATCGCCCGCATCCTGGACGAACAGAAAATTCCCTACGTGGTTGCAGAAGCTAATCGCGAGCTGGTTGAAAAACTGCGCAGCCAGAATATCCCGGCAGTCTGCGGTGATGCAGCAGATCCCAATGTACTGATTCAGGCGCATATTACCAACGCCAGCCTATTAGTCGCGGCGACATCCAATACTGTTCACGTCAGGCAAATGGTCGATGTGGCCCGCCAGCTCAATCCAAAAATTGAAGCAGTGATTCGCACCCACAATGAGGAAGAAGCCGAGATGTGGACGCAAGAAAAAATCGGCAAGATATTTTTGAGCGAACAACAATTGGCGCAAGGTATGGCCGGTCATGTGTTGAAACGTATGGGGAAATTACAGCCCGCAGAAACTGTACCGGCTGCTCATCACTAA